One part of the Arthrobacter sp. EM1 genome encodes these proteins:
- a CDS encoding electron transfer flavoprotein subunit alpha/FixB family protein: MAKVLVFIDNPGQALKKASLELLTIARYLGEPAVALIGELHDDVAATLGAYGAQMLYRPSAADLDDYLVGPKASYLAAAVHAADATVVLTENSAEAREIAARLGIKLGAGVITDVVAVDADGTAHKSVLAGSYITTAKATTPVAVLTVKANSITPEPAVTGTAPATVTVEVPETAPAASARITARNEKAASGRPELTEARIVVAGGRGVDGNFGPVEDLADALGAAIGASRAATDAGWIGHDAQIGQTGKTVSPQLYISAGISGAIQQKAGMQTATVIVAVNKDAESPIFEIADFGIVGDLFTVLPQATEEIKKRRG; the protein is encoded by the coding sequence ATGGCAAAAGTACTCGTATTCATTGACAACCCCGGCCAGGCCCTGAAGAAGGCCAGCCTGGAGCTGCTCACCATTGCCCGGTACCTTGGGGAGCCGGCGGTCGCCCTCATCGGGGAACTTCACGACGACGTCGCAGCAACCCTGGGAGCCTATGGCGCCCAAATGCTGTACCGGCCGTCCGCAGCGGACCTCGACGACTACCTCGTCGGCCCCAAGGCCTCCTACCTGGCAGCCGCGGTCCACGCCGCCGATGCCACCGTCGTCTTGACCGAGAACTCGGCGGAAGCCAGAGAAATCGCTGCGAGGCTCGGCATCAAGCTGGGCGCCGGAGTCATCACCGACGTCGTCGCCGTGGACGCTGACGGAACCGCGCACAAGTCCGTGCTGGCCGGTTCCTACATCACCACAGCGAAGGCCACGACGCCGGTCGCTGTCCTGACCGTCAAAGCCAACAGCATCACGCCGGAGCCTGCCGTCACCGGCACGGCGCCGGCCACCGTCACCGTCGAGGTACCGGAGACTGCCCCCGCGGCGTCGGCCAGGATTACGGCCCGCAACGAGAAGGCCGCCAGCGGCCGTCCGGAGCTCACCGAGGCGCGGATCGTTGTGGCCGGCGGCCGCGGCGTTGACGGCAACTTTGGCCCGGTCGAAGACCTCGCCGATGCCCTCGGTGCTGCCATCGGCGCTTCCCGCGCCGCAACTGACGCAGGCTGGATCGGCCACGACGCGCAGATCGGCCAGACCGGCAAGACCGTTTCGCCCCAGCTGTACATCTCCGCAGGCATCTCCGGGGCTATCCAGCAGAAGGCCGGCATGCAGACTGCCACAGTGATCGTGGCCGTGAACAAGGACGCTGAATCGCCCATCTTCGAGATCGCCGACTTCGGCATCGTGGGGGACCTTTTTACAGTCCTGCCGCAGGCCACCGAAGAAATCAAGAAGCGCCGGGGCTGA
- a CDS encoding electron transfer flavoprotein subunit beta/FixA family protein, giving the protein MEETLKIIVLVKHVPDAQFDRHLTGAGNTTDRSESILSELDEYALEAALQLIEARGGEAAGNRVIALSMGPAGAVNAVKKSLQIGASEGVHLSDDALAGSDAAATSLALAAAIRHLGADTPADLILTGMASTDGETSLVPAQLAERLDLPQVTFASSLELDGATLTARRDGDAHADTVEATLPALVSVTDQINDPRYPNFKGIMAAKKKTITTLSLADIGVDPAHVGRSGSWTAVESAEARPARTAGTIITDEGDAGIKLVEFLAAQKLL; this is encoded by the coding sequence GTGGAAGAGACATTGAAGATCATCGTGCTGGTCAAGCACGTCCCGGACGCACAGTTCGACCGGCACCTCACCGGAGCGGGCAACACAACAGACCGCTCCGAGAGCATCCTGTCCGAACTTGATGAGTACGCCCTCGAAGCCGCACTCCAGCTGATCGAGGCCCGCGGCGGGGAAGCGGCCGGCAACAGGGTCATCGCACTGAGTATGGGCCCTGCCGGTGCCGTCAACGCGGTGAAGAAGTCCCTGCAGATTGGTGCCAGCGAAGGCGTCCACCTCAGCGACGACGCTCTGGCCGGTTCCGACGCCGCGGCCACCTCGCTTGCGCTGGCCGCCGCCATCCGCCACCTTGGCGCGGACACCCCGGCGGACCTTATCCTCACTGGCATGGCCTCCACCGACGGCGAGACCTCCCTGGTCCCGGCCCAGCTCGCGGAACGCCTGGACCTGCCGCAGGTCACCTTCGCGTCCTCGCTGGAACTCGACGGCGCCACGCTCACCGCCCGCCGCGACGGCGATGCCCACGCCGACACCGTCGAGGCAACGCTGCCCGCCCTCGTCTCGGTCACGGACCAGATCAATGACCCCCGGTACCCGAATTTCAAGGGCATTATGGCCGCCAAGAAGAAAACCATCACCACGTTGAGCCTTGCCGACATCGGCGTCGACCCGGCGCACGTCGGACGGTCAGGTTCCTGGACCGCCGTCGAATCCGCCGAGGCACGCCCGGCGCGCACCGCCGGCACCATCATCACCGACGAGGGCGATGCCGGCATCAAGCTGGTCGAGTTCCTGGCCGCCCAGAAGCTGCTCTAA
- a CDS encoding trypsin-like peptidase domain-containing protein: MTENPAQGASAENREPAAPHEGTSGHPQGDSAPDSAHENPTLRLEPTADNAPQPVYPQHQPAYGGPPAPVTQQFGEAPAPVQQGHTPGQPDPQHSPAFGPAAGSSAFGQSQHPPSQYSSGQSASGQPQYGGYGGAVPGSAYASNPAHAPKRKAAFGVPTLIASILAAGLVGGGVVAGTTQLLGGGGGVTSTGTSNSSSQAGPVIVNNRDDVNAITAAAVKATPSVVTIKASSGSGGGTGSGIILDTDGHVLTNTHVVTLDGTAANAAIEVRLSDGKVYSAKVVGTDPLSDLAVVQIQNASGLVPAVLGDSGKLNVGDTAVAIGSPLGLTGTVTDGIVSTLNRTISVASSAVPKQGADSSQGGGQGFQFAPPDGGQGQSTTNQGSIAINVIQTDAAINPGNSGGALINTKGEVIGVNVAIASAGGDTASSGNIGVGFSIPINNAKRIAQEIISGGKATHGQFGVSVKQKAAGSAASGFSVGAEVATVEPGSAADKAGLKVGDVVTKFQDLTISDPNQLTAAVREQAAGASVKVTVLRSGKEQQLDVTLGAAAEQ; this comes from the coding sequence ATGACTGAGAACCCAGCGCAGGGCGCGTCAGCAGAGAACCGGGAGCCAGCCGCGCCGCACGAGGGCACTTCAGGGCACCCCCAGGGCGACTCCGCGCCGGACTCAGCGCACGAGAACCCGACACTCCGGCTGGAGCCAACGGCGGACAACGCTCCGCAGCCGGTCTATCCCCAGCATCAGCCGGCGTACGGTGGTCCGCCGGCACCGGTGACGCAACAGTTCGGCGAGGCCCCCGCCCCCGTCCAGCAGGGCCACACCCCGGGCCAGCCCGACCCGCAGCACAGCCCTGCCTTTGGACCGGCGGCCGGCAGCTCCGCCTTTGGCCAGTCCCAGCACCCGCCCAGCCAGTACTCCAGTGGCCAGTCCGCTTCCGGCCAGCCGCAATATGGCGGCTACGGCGGTGCCGTTCCCGGGTCGGCCTACGCGTCCAATCCCGCCCACGCCCCCAAGCGCAAGGCGGCGTTCGGTGTCCCCACCCTCATTGCCAGCATCCTCGCCGCCGGCCTTGTCGGCGGCGGTGTGGTAGCCGGAACCACCCAGTTGCTCGGGGGCGGCGGAGGCGTCACCTCCACCGGAACCAGCAACAGCAGCAGCCAGGCCGGTCCTGTCATTGTGAACAACCGGGATGATGTTAATGCCATCACCGCGGCTGCCGTGAAGGCCACGCCAAGCGTCGTGACCATCAAGGCATCAAGCGGCAGCGGCGGTGGTACCGGCTCCGGCATAATTTTGGACACTGACGGCCACGTCCTGACGAACACGCACGTTGTTACCCTCGACGGCACGGCGGCCAACGCCGCGATTGAAGTCCGCCTGAGTGACGGCAAGGTCTACAGTGCAAAGGTCGTCGGCACCGACCCGCTCTCAGATCTTGCAGTCGTGCAGATCCAGAACGCCTCCGGGCTGGTACCGGCTGTCCTGGGCGATTCCGGCAAGCTGAACGTCGGCGACACCGCCGTCGCGATCGGCTCGCCCCTCGGCCTGACGGGAACCGTGACGGATGGCATTGTGTCGACGCTGAACCGCACCATCAGCGTCGCTTCGTCGGCAGTGCCGAAGCAAGGGGCGGACAGCTCCCAGGGCGGCGGACAGGGCTTCCAGTTTGCCCCGCCGGACGGCGGGCAGGGGCAAAGCACCACTAACCAAGGCAGCATCGCGATCAACGTGATCCAGACCGATGCGGCCATCAACCCGGGAAACTCCGGCGGCGCCCTGATCAATACCAAGGGTGAGGTCATCGGCGTGAACGTCGCAATCGCCTCGGCCGGCGGCGACACCGCGAGCAGCGGAAACATCGGCGTGGGCTTCAGCATTCCGATTAACAACGCCAAGCGGATTGCGCAGGAGATCATCAGCGGCGGCAAGGCGACCCACGGCCAATTTGGTGTCAGTGTCAAGCAGAAGGCTGCCGGCAGCGCAGCGTCCGGATTCTCCGTCGGAGCCGAGGTTGCCACTGTTGAACCAGGTTCCGCAGCGGACAAGGCTGGCCTCAAAGTCGGCGACGTCGTGACGAAGTTCCAGGACCTCACCATCAGCGATCCGAACCAGCTCACTGCCGCCGTGCGCGAGCAGGCCGCCGGGGCCTCGGTGAAGGTCACGGTCCTGCGCAGCGGCAAGGAGCAGCAACTCGATGTGACCCTCGGGGCTGCAGCCGAGCAGTAG